A stretch of the Massilia varians genome encodes the following:
- a CDS encoding IS1595 family transposase, translating to MRPTSFTRLLRSLPSLTRQQRAQLATALQPAIGLDSVCAAIDGARPAPLCCPDCGSSRHYRHGLNRGLQRYRCRACGRTFSALSGTPLARLRHRGKWLDFLKHMLDSRSVRVAAKLLGVHHTTSFRWRHRFLDGAKHDQPERLAGIAEADEMFLLESQKGSRKLDRPARKRGGVAHSRGISQDHDCILVARDRAGQTCSFVTGRAAVTVKQLHRHLLPVLDPDVLLVTDGHRAYRTFARQARIAHAYVNLRLSERVRGAVHVQHVNAYHQRLRSWLARFHGVASRYLPNYLGWRWALDGERIASPERFLRAVIGIFHT from the coding sequence ATGCGGCCGACAAGTTTCACCCGATTGCTGCGCAGCTTGCCCTCGCTTACCCGGCAGCAGCGAGCGCAGCTTGCCACGGCGTTACAGCCGGCAATCGGGCTCGACAGCGTTTGCGCGGCGATCGACGGCGCGCGGCCGGCACCCTTGTGCTGTCCCGACTGCGGGAGCTCCCGTCACTATCGCCACGGCCTCAACCGCGGCCTGCAGCGCTACCGTTGCCGCGCCTGCGGACGCACCTTTAGCGCCCTGAGCGGCACACCGCTGGCACGCCTGCGCCACCGCGGCAAATGGCTCGACTTCCTCAAACACATGCTGGATTCGCGCAGCGTGCGGGTCGCGGCCAAGCTGCTTGGCGTGCACCATACGACTAGTTTTCGCTGGCGCCACCGTTTTCTCGACGGCGCAAAACACGACCAGCCGGAACGCCTGGCCGGCATCGCCGAGGCCGATGAGATGTTTCTATTGGAATCGCAAAAGGGATCGCGCAAGCTCGACCGGCCGGCACGCAAGCGCGGCGGTGTCGCCCATAGCCGTGGCATCAGCCAGGATCACGACTGCATCCTGGTCGCGCGCGACCGTGCCGGCCAGACCTGCTCCTTCGTCACGGGTCGGGCTGCCGTAACAGTCAAGCAATTGCACCGGCACCTGCTCCCTGTGCTCGATCCGGATGTGCTCCTCGTGACCGACGGCCATCGCGCCTACCGGACCTTTGCCCGCCAGGCGCGCATCGCGCACGCCTACGTCAACTTGCGCCTAAGCGAGCGGGTGCGGGGTGCAGTGCACGTTCAACACGTCAACGCCTACCACCAGCGCCTGCGCAGCTGGCTGGCGCGTTTTCACGGCGTGGCCTCGCGCTACCTGCCCAATTACCTCGGCTGGCGCTGGGCGCTCGACGGGGAACGGATCGCTTCGCCGGAGCGCTTCCTGAGAGCGGTGATCGGGATCTTCCACACATAA
- a CDS encoding amidohydrolase — protein MTHTPLFPTPRARSAFLSFLLLVAALLVCGLAPPQAARAQQDAGPANRSPFPRPSEALLRELEGVYKDLHANPELANQELRTAKIAADWLRKQGFEVTEKVGGTGVVGVLRNGQGATVLLRADMDALDMKEDTGLPYASKKQMREPNGASTFVAHSCGHDMHVTWLMGVTRMLAENRKNWKGTVLAVFQPAEEIGSGARAMIDDGMLKRFPKPDVVMGQHVLPLRAGQIGTRVGLMLSMSDSLDVTLFGRGGHGSPPEKTIDPVVMAAASVMRLQTIVSREIGITQGAVVSVGAVQAGSSGNIIPSEATLRLNIRTFDEGVRKTVLGSIRRILDAEATASNAPKPPAIKEGTRFPATYNDEQATPKVVAALKARLGDDQVTQIVPASASEDFSWFARAWNVPAVYWAVGGTAPKLYDRLQSE, from the coding sequence ATGACGCATACCCCGCTGTTCCCGACGCCGCGCGCACGGTCTGCATTCCTGTCGTTCCTTCTCCTCGTCGCGGCGCTGCTCGTCTGCGGGCTGGCGCCGCCGCAAGCGGCCCGCGCGCAGCAGGATGCCGGGCCAGCGAACCGGAGCCCGTTCCCGCGTCCTTCCGAGGCGCTCCTGCGCGAGCTCGAAGGCGTCTACAAGGACCTGCATGCCAACCCCGAGCTGGCGAACCAGGAACTCCGGACCGCGAAGATCGCGGCCGACTGGCTGCGCAAGCAGGGCTTCGAGGTCACCGAGAAGGTCGGCGGCACCGGCGTGGTCGGTGTCCTGCGCAACGGCCAGGGCGCGACCGTGCTGCTGCGCGCCGACATGGACGCGCTCGACATGAAGGAAGATACCGGACTTCCCTATGCCAGCAAGAAGCAGATGAGGGAGCCAAACGGGGCGTCGACCTTCGTCGCCCATTCGTGCGGGCACGACATGCATGTGACCTGGCTGATGGGCGTGACGCGCATGCTTGCCGAGAATCGCAAGAACTGGAAAGGCACCGTGCTGGCGGTGTTCCAGCCGGCCGAGGAAATCGGCTCGGGCGCCCGGGCGATGATCGACGACGGCATGCTCAAGCGCTTCCCGAAGCCGGACGTGGTGATGGGACAGCACGTGTTGCCCCTGCGTGCCGGCCAGATCGGTACGCGCGTGGGCCTGATGCTGTCGATGTCCGACAGCCTGGATGTCACCCTGTTCGGACGCGGCGGGCACGGTTCGCCTCCGGAAAAGACGATCGACCCGGTGGTGATGGCCGCCGCCTCCGTCATGCGCCTGCAGACCATCGTCTCGCGCGAGATCGGCATCACGCAGGGCGCGGTCGTCAGCGTCGGCGCGGTGCAGGCCGGCAGCAGCGGCAACATCATTCCGAGCGAGGCGACGCTGCGGCTGAACATCCGCACCTTCGACGAGGGCGTGCGCAAGACCGTGCTCGGTTCGATCAGGCGGATCCTCGACGCCGAAGCGACCGCCTCGAATGCGCCGAAGCCGCCTGCCATCAAGGAGGGGACGCGTTTTCCTGCGACCTACAACGACGAGCAGGCGACCCCGAAGGTGGTGGCGGCGCTGAAGGCGCGCCTGGGCGACGACCAGGTGACCCAGATCGTTCCTGCCTCCGCGAGCGAGGACTTCAGCTGGTTCGCGCGGGCCTGGAATGTGCCGGCTGTCTATTGGGCAGTGGGTGGAACTGCCCCCAAGCTGTATGACCGGCTCCAGAGCGAGTGA
- a CDS encoding DUF488 domain-containing protein → MEPVYTIGHSNRPIEEFLALLREHGIERVLDIRTVPKSRHNPQFGQDQLPAALAQAGIGYEYIRELGGLRKARKDTPNGAWRNASFRGYADHMQTEEFNTHVDLVARMAQSTRCALMCAEAVPWRCHRSMVADALAVRGIPAEHIIGKGKTRPHTLTPFAQVEGKHITYPPAPADAPDPQ, encoded by the coding sequence ATGGAACCGGTCTACACCATCGGTCACTCGAACCGCCCGATCGAAGAATTCCTGGCCCTGCTGCGCGAGCACGGCATCGAACGCGTGCTCGACATCAGGACCGTGCCCAAGTCGCGCCACAATCCGCAGTTCGGGCAGGATCAGTTGCCGGCCGCGCTCGCCCAGGCCGGCATCGGCTACGAATACATCCGCGAACTGGGCGGCCTGCGCAAGGCGCGCAAGGACACGCCGAACGGGGCCTGGCGCAATGCATCGTTTCGCGGCTACGCCGACCACATGCAGACCGAGGAATTCAACACCCACGTCGACCTTGTCGCCCGCATGGCGCAATCGACCCGCTGCGCGCTGATGTGCGCGGAAGCTGTGCCGTGGCGCTGCCACCGCTCGATGGTGGCCGACGCGCTGGCGGTGCGCGGGATACCGGCCGAGCACATCATCGGCAAGGGCAAGACCAGGCCGCATACGCTCACGCCATTCGCGCAGGTCGAGGGCAAGCACATCACCTACCCGCCCGCGCCCGCGGACGCGCCGGACCCGCAATAG
- a CDS encoding amino acid ABC transporter ATP-binding protein has product MIVLDKVNKWYGHGATRYHALVDISETVEKNEVVVVCGPSGSGKSTLIRTLNRLEEIDGGSIAIDGRDIHARGLDVNLLRAGIGFVFQHFNLFPHLTVLENCTLAPVNLKRASPKEAREYAMELLEQVGLAHKVDAYPNALSGGQQQRVAIARALAMRPPIMLFDEPTSALDPEMVGEVLGVMRSLAGQGMTMLCVTHEMGFAREVADRVIFMSEGRILERATPEEFFTNPQHPRARQFLADRRRD; this is encoded by the coding sequence ATGATCGTTCTCGATAAAGTCAACAAGTGGTACGGCCACGGCGCGACCCGTTATCATGCGCTGGTCGACATCAGCGAAACCGTGGAAAAGAACGAGGTCGTGGTCGTGTGCGGCCCGTCCGGTTCCGGCAAGTCGACCCTGATCCGCACCCTCAACCGCCTCGAAGAAATCGATGGCGGCAGCATCGCCATCGATGGCCGCGACATCCACGCCAGGGGCCTGGATGTCAACCTGCTGCGCGCCGGGATCGGCTTCGTGTTCCAGCACTTTAATCTGTTCCCGCACCTGACGGTGCTGGAAAACTGCACCCTGGCGCCGGTGAACCTGAAACGCGCCTCGCCAAAGGAGGCGCGCGAGTACGCCATGGAGCTCCTGGAGCAGGTCGGCCTGGCGCACAAGGTCGATGCCTATCCGAACGCGCTCTCGGGCGGCCAGCAGCAGCGCGTGGCGATCGCGCGCGCCCTGGCGATGCGCCCGCCGATCATGCTGTTCGACGAACCGACCAGCGCGCTCGACCCGGAAATGGTGGGCGAGGTGCTGGGGGTGATGCGCTCGCTGGCGGGGCAGGGCATGACCATGCTCTGCGTAACCCACGAAATGGGCTTTGCGCGCGAGGTCGCGGACCGCGTGATCTTCATGAGCGAAGGGCGGATCCTCGAGCGGGCCACGCCCGAGGAGTTCTTCACCAACCCGCAGCACCCGCGCGCCCGGCAGTTCCTGGCGGACCGCCGGCGCGATTGA
- a CDS encoding amino acid ABC transporter permease, producing MLELIDTYWLYFLVGQYPEGPLGGLALTVLLSLGALLLAMPLGLLLGVARVSSRPAIRWPVAGIVQLVRAVPLLLVVFWVYFFLPAVTGVKTGQATTMLMVLVLFDGIYLAEIVAAGIRALPKGQLESARSLGLSYSQALRLVVLPQTLRNGLPSIVSQLVSTIKATSLGYIIGLSEVSFIATQVNTLVFTQAVEVYLILALTYFILCFGLSRLAFLLERRLSSKRAVQLP from the coding sequence ATCCTTGAATTAATCGACACCTACTGGCTGTACTTCCTGGTCGGCCAGTATCCGGAAGGGCCCCTCGGCGGCCTGGCGCTGACCGTGCTGCTGTCGCTCGGGGCGCTGCTGCTGGCGATGCCGCTCGGCCTGCTGCTGGGCGTGGCGCGCGTGAGCAGCCGCCCCGCCATCCGCTGGCCGGTAGCGGGTATCGTGCAGCTGGTGCGCGCCGTGCCGCTGCTGCTGGTGGTGTTCTGGGTCTACTTCTTCCTGCCGGCGGTTACCGGCGTCAAGACCGGGCAGGCGACCACCATGCTGATGGTGCTGGTGCTGTTCGACGGCATCTACCTGGCCGAGATCGTGGCCGCCGGCATCCGCGCGCTGCCCAAGGGGCAGCTGGAAAGCGCCCGCTCGCTGGGCCTGTCCTATTCACAGGCGCTGCGCCTGGTGGTGCTGCCGCAGACCTTGCGCAACGGCCTGCCCTCGATCGTCAGCCAGCTGGTCTCGACCATCAAGGCGACTTCGCTCGGCTATATCATCGGCTTGTCGGAAGTGTCCTTCATCGCCACCCAGGTCAACACCCTGGTGTTCACGCAGGCGGTCGAGGTCTATCTGATCCTGGCGCTGACCTATTTCATCCTCTGTTTCGGCCTGTCCCGCCTGGCCTTCCTGCTCGAGCGCCGCTTATCCAGCAAGCGCGCCGTGCAGCTTCCATAA
- a CDS encoding amino acid ABC transporter permease: protein MQFFDPSILQSGQYHDWLVQGLILSLQLTASSFVIALPFGAVLAVMRTSSFALARAIASTIVEAIRNVPLLAHLLFWYFAFPELLPENAREFLYAHNPEAVCAVIALSLYSGVHMAEDIRSGIRAVPPSQLEAARSLGLGRLASVRLVLLPQALRAATPPLLSQTVNLWKDTSVATVIGAAELMYQAARVETASFRSLEAFTFATLAYLSVSLLISFAAWLFQRRYPVRPA, encoded by the coding sequence TTGCAGTTTTTCGATCCCAGCATCCTGCAATCCGGCCAGTACCATGACTGGCTGGTGCAGGGTCTCATCCTGTCGCTCCAGCTGACCGCCAGCAGTTTCGTCATCGCCCTGCCGTTCGGCGCAGTGCTGGCGGTGATGCGCACGTCCAGCTTCGCGCTGGCGCGCGCAATCGCTTCGACAATTGTCGAAGCGATTCGCAATGTGCCGCTGCTGGCGCACCTGCTGTTCTGGTATTTCGCCTTCCCCGAGCTGCTGCCCGAGAACGCGCGCGAATTCCTGTACGCGCACAACCCGGAAGCGGTGTGCGCCGTGATCGCGCTGTCGCTGTACAGCGGGGTGCACATGGCCGAAGACATCCGCAGCGGCATCCGCGCCGTGCCGCCCAGCCAGCTGGAGGCGGCGCGCTCGCTGGGCCTGGGGCGCCTGGCCAGCGTGCGCCTGGTGCTGCTGCCGCAGGCCTTGCGCGCGGCGACCCCGCCGCTGCTGTCGCAGACCGTCAACCTGTGGAAGGACACCAGCGTGGCCACCGTCATCGGCGCCGCCGAACTGATGTACCAGGCCGCGCGTGTGGAAACCGCAAGTTTTCGCAGCCTGGAAGCGTTCACCTTCGCGACCCTGGCGTATTTGAGCGTGTCGCTCCTGATTTCGTTTGCCGCCTGGCTGTTCCAGCGGCGCTATCCGGTCCGTCCGGCATGA
- a CDS encoding ABC transporter substrate-binding protein yields the protein MFTRRHILIGAAALSATMFASAAQADQLADIKKKGEIVFGVLGTDEPNSFIDPKTRQLVGYEIDIATAVAKKIGVTPRFKQMSVSSRIPELQQGHVDVLAATLTHNKERESQVDFALTHFVTGSKVMVRAGSGITALPQLAGKKVVTVRGGTQETNIRKAVPNVEVVTFDNTQQAFQALRQGKGVAYVNDESSLLADYGKLGAAAKGFTILPTSIGVESIALGLRKGEKNLKAAVDETLRGLEASGEAEKLFNKWYGPGTRPNIAKRSFKISTDKI from the coding sequence ATGTTCACCCGCCGTCACATCCTCATAGGCGCAGCCGCCCTGTCCGCCACCATGTTTGCGTCCGCCGCCCAGGCCGACCAGCTCGCGGACATCAAGAAAAAAGGCGAGATCGTGTTCGGCGTGCTCGGCACCGACGAGCCGAACAGCTTCATCGACCCCAAGACCCGCCAGCTGGTCGGTTACGAGATCGACATCGCCACCGCGGTGGCGAAGAAGATCGGCGTCACGCCGCGCTTCAAGCAGATGTCGGTGTCGAGCCGTATCCCCGAGCTGCAGCAGGGCCACGTCGACGTGCTGGCCGCCACGCTCACCCACAACAAGGAACGCGAATCGCAGGTGGACTTCGCGCTGACCCACTTCGTCACCGGCTCGAAGGTCATGGTGCGCGCGGGGAGCGGCATCACCGCGCTGCCCCAGCTGGCCGGCAAGAAGGTCGTCACGGTGCGCGGCGGGACCCAGGAGACCAACATCCGCAAGGCCGTGCCGAACGTCGAGGTGGTCACCTTCGACAACACCCAGCAGGCCTTCCAGGCCCTGCGCCAGGGCAAGGGCGTGGCCTACGTCAACGACGAATCCTCGCTGCTGGCCGACTACGGCAAGCTGGGCGCGGCCGCCAAGGGCTTCACCATCCTGCCCACCAGCATCGGCGTCGAATCGATCGCGCTCGGCCTGCGCAAGGGCGAGAAGAACCTGAAGGCGGCGGTCGACGAGACCCTGCGCGGCCTGGAAGCGAGCGGCGAAGCCGAGAAGCTGTTCAACAAATGGTATGGCCCGGGCACCCGTCCCAACATCGCCAAGCGCAGCTTCAAGATCAGCACCGACAAGATCTAA
- the xth gene encoding exodeoxyribonuclease III — MLVVTYNVNGIGARIGALLDYLAERRPDVVCLQELKAPQEKFPEAAIREAGYHAIWHGQKSWNGVAILTRDGPAQELQRGLPGDPTDEQSRYIEAVYQGLLVCGLYLPNGNPAPGPKFDYKLAWFERLIARGAELLEAGVPVVMCGDFNVIPTELDVYKPERWVDDALFRPESRAAFERLMAQGWLDALRALYPDQVIYTFWDYFRNAFGRDAGIRIDHLLLSPALAPALRAAGVDKFQRAKEKPSDHAPTWVELDMAAVVQPKA; from the coding sequence ATGCTGGTCGTAACCTACAACGTCAACGGAATCGGCGCCAGGATCGGCGCCCTGCTCGACTATCTCGCGGAGCGCCGGCCCGACGTGGTCTGCCTGCAGGAGCTGAAGGCGCCGCAGGAGAAATTTCCTGAAGCGGCGATCCGGGAAGCCGGCTACCACGCGATCTGGCACGGCCAGAAGAGCTGGAACGGCGTCGCCATCCTGACCCGCGACGGCCCGGCCCAGGAGTTGCAGCGCGGCCTGCCGGGCGACCCGACGGACGAACAGAGCCGCTACATCGAAGCGGTGTACCAGGGCCTGCTCGTGTGCGGACTGTACCTGCCGAACGGGAATCCGGCGCCGGGGCCGAAGTTCGACTACAAGCTGGCCTGGTTTGAACGGCTGATTGCGCGCGGCGCCGAACTGCTGGAGGCCGGGGTGCCGGTCGTGATGTGCGGCGACTTCAACGTGATTCCGACCGAGCTGGACGTCTACAAGCCGGAGCGCTGGGTCGACGACGCCCTGTTCCGGCCCGAATCGCGCGCCGCCTTCGAGCGCCTGATGGCGCAGGGCTGGCTAGATGCGCTGCGCGCGCTGTATCCGGACCAGGTCATCTACACCTTCTGGGATTACTTCCGCAATGCCTTCGGGCGCGACGCCGGCATCCGCATCGACCACCTCCTGCTCAGCCCCGCGCTGGCGCCGGCGCTGCGCGCCGCGGGTGTCGACAAGTTCCAGCGCGCCAAGGAAAAACCGAGCGACCATGCGCCGACCTGGGTCGAGCTCGACATGGCCGCCGTGGTGCAGCCGAAGGCTTGA
- a CDS encoding LysE family translocator encodes MLTPEQFFGFLTAAILITLSPGPDNMMVLGAGIAKGRARGIAFGLGCALGCLNHTLLAVIGVSALIAASPAAFTALKIAGGLYLIWMGVQALRSRGGARVAGSVPDESARQLFFKGLLANAINPKVVLFFLSFLPQFVAPARGDANWQIAWLGLVFTAQAAVLFGLLGYFSGAIGQWLNRTPRAGMWLDRIAGAIFVGLGLRLIVAR; translated from the coding sequence ATGCTCACGCCCGAACAATTCTTCGGCTTTCTTACCGCCGCCATCCTGATCACGCTCTCGCCCGGCCCCGACAACATGATGGTGCTGGGCGCCGGCATCGCCAAGGGACGCGCGCGCGGCATCGCCTTCGGGCTGGGCTGCGCGCTCGGCTGCCTGAACCACACCCTGCTGGCGGTGATCGGCGTCAGCGCCCTGATCGCGGCCTCGCCCGCCGCCTTCACGGCGCTGAAGATCGCCGGCGGGCTGTACCTGATCTGGATGGGCGTCCAGGCGCTGCGCAGCCGTGGCGGCGCGCGCGTGGCGGGCAGCGTGCCGGACGAGTCGGCCCGCCAACTGTTCTTCAAGGGACTGCTGGCCAATGCCATCAACCCGAAGGTGGTGCTGTTCTTCCTGTCCTTCCTGCCGCAGTTCGTGGCGCCGGCGCGCGGCGACGCGAACTGGCAGATCGCCTGGCTGGGACTGGTGTTTACCGCGCAGGCGGCCGTGCTGTTCGGGCTGCTGGGCTATTTTTCGGGCGCGATCGGGCAGTGGCTGAACCGCACGCCGCGCGCCGGCATGTGGCTGGATCGGATCGCCGGCGCCATCTTCGTGGGCCTGGGCCTGCGCCTGATCGTGGCGCGCTGA
- a CDS encoding glycoside hydrolase family 31 protein yields the protein MTKTTIARLLLCMMASPLAYAQNAERQLQGHALNRNTLELATSDGRYLIKPYSAHVVETTFIPNGQQHDPASHAVVLPPAGIQASLKEDAGRIEFATPGITVLVERKPFRISYLYKGKPLVAEKRGYAKGDKLETIEFALDEGEALYGAGARAVGMNRRGNRFQLYNKADYGYGKTSQLLNYTIPVALSSKKYAIHFDNPQVGFLDFDSRKDGTLRYEVIGGRKTYQVVAGDSWEDVMANYTSLTGRQPLPPRWAFGNFASRFGYKSEAETRAVVEKFAAEKIPLDAVVLDLYWFGKEVKGTMGNLAWDRDTFPTAEKMMADFKRKGVRTIVITEPFVLTTSQRWQEAVQQKVLALDASGKPATYDFYFGNTGLIDLYSQPGRDWFWNIYKELKNGGVGGWWGDLGEPEVHPSWVRHGGGKTADQVHNVYGHDWARLIAEGYQKDFPNERPFILMRAGYSGSQRFGMIPWSGDVSRGWGGLQSQMEISLQMGMQGLGYMHSDLGGFAGPVLDDELYVRWLQYGVFQPIFRPHAQSEVAPEPVFRSERTKVLAREAVWLRYAMLPYNYTLGFENSQTGMPLMRPVLFEEDEATAMSSTYLWGHDFLVAPIVEPGATRKEVHFPVKDSVWFDFHTGEKHRGGITEVVKPEEAHIPVYVRAGAFIPMAKVVQTTRDYSTRSIDLHYYHDASVASGAGRMYDDDGETADAYAKGKYEIVRFASSFAAGKLEIGLQTETGKAQVPAERGFALKVHNVEKKPRAVTVDGRAVAFSWNSRHKLLEVPLAARKQPASQVAITL from the coding sequence ATGACGAAAACCACGATCGCCCGGCTTCTGCTCTGCATGATGGCCAGTCCGCTTGCCTATGCCCAGAACGCCGAGCGCCAGCTGCAAGGCCATGCCCTCAACCGGAACACGCTGGAACTGGCCACCAGCGACGGCCGCTACCTGATCAAGCCCTATTCGGCCCATGTAGTCGAGACTACATTTATCCCGAACGGCCAGCAGCACGACCCGGCCTCGCATGCGGTGGTGCTGCCGCCCGCCGGCATCCAGGCCAGCCTGAAGGAAGACGCCGGCCGGATCGAGTTCGCCACGCCGGGCATCACGGTGCTGGTCGAGCGCAAGCCCTTCCGCATCAGCTACCTGTACAAGGGCAAGCCGCTGGTGGCGGAGAAGCGCGGCTACGCCAAGGGCGACAAGCTGGAAACCATCGAGTTCGCGCTGGACGAGGGCGAGGCCCTGTACGGCGCCGGCGCGCGCGCGGTCGGCATGAACCGCCGCGGCAACCGCTTCCAGCTGTACAACAAGGCCGACTACGGCTATGGCAAGACCTCGCAACTGCTCAACTACACGATTCCGGTCGCGCTGTCCTCGAAAAAATATGCGATCCATTTCGACAATCCGCAGGTGGGCTTCCTCGACTTCGACAGCCGCAAGGACGGCACCCTGCGCTACGAAGTGATCGGCGGGCGCAAGACCTACCAGGTGGTGGCCGGCGACAGCTGGGAAGACGTGATGGCCAACTACACCAGCCTGACCGGACGCCAGCCGCTGCCGCCGCGCTGGGCCTTCGGCAACTTCGCCAGCCGCTTCGGCTACAAGAGCGAGGCTGAAACCCGCGCCGTGGTCGAGAAGTTTGCCGCCGAGAAGATCCCTCTGGACGCCGTGGTGCTCGACCTGTACTGGTTCGGCAAGGAGGTCAAGGGCACGATGGGCAACCTGGCCTGGGATCGCGACACCTTCCCGACCGCCGAGAAGATGATGGCCGACTTTAAACGGAAGGGTGTCAGGACCATCGTCATCACCGAGCCTTTCGTCTTGACGACCTCGCAGCGCTGGCAGGAAGCGGTCCAGCAGAAGGTGCTGGCGCTTGATGCTTCCGGCAAGCCCGCCACCTACGACTTCTACTTCGGGAACACGGGCCTGATCGACCTGTACAGCCAGCCGGGCCGCGACTGGTTCTGGAACATCTACAAGGAGCTGAAAAACGGCGGCGTGGGCGGCTGGTGGGGCGACCTGGGCGAGCCGGAAGTGCATCCGTCCTGGGTGCGGCACGGTGGCGGAAAGACCGCCGACCAGGTCCACAACGTCTACGGCCACGACTGGGCGCGCCTGATCGCGGAAGGCTACCAGAAAGACTTCCCGAACGAGCGCCCCTTCATCCTGATGCGCGCCGGTTACTCGGGCTCGCAGCGCTTCGGCATGATCCCCTGGTCGGGCGACGTCAGCCGCGGCTGGGGCGGGCTGCAGTCGCAGATGGAGATCTCGCTGCAGATGGGCATGCAGGGCCTGGGCTACATGCACTCGGACCTGGGCGGCTTCGCCGGCCCGGTGCTGGACGACGAGCTGTACGTGCGCTGGCTGCAGTACGGCGTGTTCCAGCCGATCTTCCGTCCGCACGCCCAGTCCGAAGTGGCGCCGGAACCGGTGTTCCGCTCCGAGCGCACCAAGGTGCTGGCGCGCGAAGCGGTCTGGCTGCGCTATGCCATGCTGCCGTATAACTACACCCTCGGTTTCGAGAACAGCCAGACCGGCATGCCGCTGATGCGCCCGGTGCTGTTCGAGGAAGACGAGGCGACCGCGATGTCCTCGACCTACCTGTGGGGCCATGACTTCCTGGTGGCGCCGATCGTGGAGCCGGGCGCGACCCGCAAGGAAGTCCACTTCCCGGTCAAGGACAGCGTCTGGTTCGATTTCCACACCGGCGAGAAGCACCGCGGCGGCATCACCGAGGTGGTCAAGCCGGAAGAGGCGCATATCCCGGTGTACGTGCGGGCCGGCGCCTTCATCCCGATGGCGAAGGTGGTGCAGACCACGCGCGACTACTCGACCCGGAGCATCGACCTGCATTACTACCACGACGCCAGCGTGGCCAGCGGCGCGGGCCGGATGTACGACGACGACGGCGAAACGGCTGATGCCTACGCCAAGGGCAAGTACGAGATCGTGCGCTTCGCCAGCAGCTTTGCTGCCGGCAAGCTCGAGATCGGCCTGCAGACCGAGACCGGCAAGGCGCAGGTGCCCGCCGAGCGCGGCTTCGCGCTCAAGGTGCACAACGTCGAGAAGAAACCGCGCGCGGTAACGGTGGACGGGCGCGCCGTTGCCTTTAGCTGGAACAGCCGCCACAAGCTGCTGGAAGTGCCGCTGGCGGCGCGCAAGCAGCCCGCAAGCCAGGTGGCGATCACGCTGTAG
- a CDS encoding amidohydrolase family protein: protein MKRLPVLCCAAVALACSGVASAAPAAPTRAVAAAMPVADHQQYVYSPAAAAFMSATSAMRPVSAQDLIPQLDAAGIERAAVLSVAYVYGQPARSLAEEYARVRAENDWAARQAAEYPERLVALCSVDPLRDYALAELARCAASPEFGRGIKLQPASGGVELDDPQQLERLRRVFRSANARGMAIVLQLHETDVREARLLLEQLLPHAPDVPIQVAYTGDRPGARDASPQLAALAVLADAAARQDPRMRHVWVDVTAFARPGLSAADARRLVRRLRQVGMERVLYGSDAEIGIEVRPREAWAAFRSLPLTDAEAARVANNVMSYLR from the coding sequence ATGAAGCGTCTTCCCGTCCTGTGCTGCGCCGCCGTGGCGCTGGCCTGCAGCGGCGTAGCCAGCGCCGCTCCCGCGGCACCCACGCGCGCGGTCGCGGCGGCGATGCCGGTGGCCGACCACCAGCAATATGTCTACAGCCCGGCGGCGGCGGCCTTCATGTCGGCCACCAGCGCCATGCGTCCGGTCTCGGCCCAGGACCTGATCCCGCAGCTGGATGCGGCCGGCATCGAACGCGCCGCCGTGCTGTCGGTCGCCTACGTGTACGGACAGCCGGCGCGCTCGCTCGCGGAAGAGTATGCCCGGGTGCGCGCCGAGAACGACTGGGCCGCGCGCCAGGCCGCCGAGTACCCCGAGCGCCTGGTGGCGCTGTGCAGCGTCGATCCGCTCAGGGACTACGCGCTGGCCGAACTGGCGCGCTGCGCCGCCAGTCCGGAGTTCGGGCGCGGCATCAAGCTGCAGCCGGCTTCAGGCGGCGTCGAGCTGGACGACCCGCAGCAGCTCGAGCGCCTGCGCCGCGTGTTTCGCTCGGCCAATGCGCGCGGCATGGCGATCGTCCTGCAGCTGCACGAGACCGACGTGCGCGAGGCGCGCCTGCTGCTCGAGCAATTGCTGCCGCACGCCCCCGACGTGCCGATCCAGGTCGCGTACACCGGCGACCGGCCGGGTGCGCGCGACGCCTCGCCGCAACTGGCCGCGCTGGCGGTGCTGGCCGATGCCGCCGCACGCCAGGATCCGCGCATGCGCCACGTCTGGGTCGACGTGACCGCGTTTGCCCGACCCGGACTGTCGGCCGCCGACGCGCGCCGCCTGGTGCGGCGCCTGCGCCAGGTCGGCATGGAGCGGGTGCTGTACGGCTCCGATGCCGAGATCGGCATCGAGGTACGCCCGCGCGAGGCCTGGGCGGCCTTCCGCAGCCTACCGCTCACCGATGCCGAAGCGGCGCGGGTGGCGAACAATGTGATGTCCTACCTGCGCTAG